TGATACcagaaaatacttaaaaacataaatatgaacaTTCTTTTAGGAAATAGTTCTAGTACAGTGATAACAATCAGACAAGTTTATATTTAGcgtttcatattatttaaagttaaacaaaaagttTATCTAGTAAGTATATTAAGGTAGTAAGTACTAATTTGGGAAGTATTGGAGGATTTGTACATTTTCCTTATTCTGAAAAgttctaattttataataaaaaaccctATAAACTCTAATCATCTATCGCAATAACAGacttttaaatgtcaaattaaaattttttaggcgTAGCAGAACGTTTTCCACCAGAGTCCTGGTAAACACATTAAATGCAATTTCCAATTAAAGAGAGATTAGGTGACAAAGTTTTATTTGAGCATTTTCCTTTTTTACATTGAAAGTAATTACCCACCAGTAATAAATGATTATGAAATActcatgtttaaattttaactgtagACAATAATTCCGAGTTGTACACTCTTTGCATAAATTAAATGGGTTTCATGATGGAAATGTTTGTCTACAAATACTCTCTCAGAAGAATTAAGATTGCTAAGAACTGTCAGGTGGGTATTTAGCCGTAGAACCAAATGACTTAACTGAGTAGGATATACACAAATGGATAATTTAATCAGCACGTAAGTGCTTTCGTGTAGGTGAATCAAACTAAACCATTCAATTAAGTGTTTCCAGGATCACATCCAGTCAGTTAACCCTAATTCTCGTGTGTGACTGTAGGGAAACTTAACCGCTTCTGAGTTTACAAACTTACTTTTCGTATCAGATGAGCTAAACTTGTCCCATTTCCCGTTCTTGGTGTTCCAATCGATTTACATAACACTGAAAACTGAATCAGAGGATTTTCAAACggaatattttactattcttcGATGCCAAAGactaagtattaattttattagtataattactGGCGAATTGTTATGAAGGAAATAAGTCACCTCATTAATATATACGCCAATGAATTCCATTTTAGAGATGTATTACGTTTATTTTACGAGTGAACAGGTGCTAAGGCGCGAAATTGTTATGAATTCGTCTCTGATCTGTATTTTCCGTACGTGTGAAGTGGTCCAATTCGATAATGTAGTTTCGTACTGTTCTTAAGCAACAGTAGGGAgacaattataaacataaattacaatgtGGAAAATACAGTGCCAATAGGAAAGTATCTCAGATAAATTGAGATAGAATACCCATTTCGAACGCCTATAGTAGTTTAGTAAGACTAATGATCTGTTGTTTGAAAAACACAATTAAGGCTCTTACTGCAAGAGCCGAGACTAGTGCAAtcgtttaaattaacaatttatctCAATTTATCATACAACGTAAATATGGCacatcaattattattaaatacaaactataaatacatatatcacttccgtaaaaatattaaataatattatggatATACGAGATTTAAAGACTTATCTCGTATAAAGATTTATCTAAACAAAAATAAGGACCTGAACTGCAGAGGCTCCGCGGAATCAAATAATGTTTTCTCTTCTTACATTCATAAATATACTGAAAGTGTTCAGTAGTATCTGTACAAGAACCATCTTTATAATGTTTGTCCTATTTTGCCCTCTTTTCACTTTATTTGCGTTCATATTGCAGGAAgtgttaaagttattaaaaattaacattctcTAGAAAAGAAATACACCACTACACATCTATTTTACGTAACTTATAAAGTATTCGTTGAATATTTCACGTGAGATGTGCTTAAGCATACGATGGCTATGACAGGTATACAACATAACCTCACTGTTTATCTCAGTGTCATATGAGTAGAGTTAAAATGctttcaaattgtttatataaacatttgccCTCAAGTCACCATCTTCTAGCAAAAACCAAAAACTCAGCCTGATAAACTAAAACCAAAGTAGTAGTAGGAGTAGTTTGGTCCTTTAGTACCAAAGTGTTGGAAAATACAAGATTACTGGTTAAACACGCTTTTGAAAACACGAAAAACTGAAATGATAATTGTTTCTAGATCGAAATCCTCAAGGTTTATGTAGTTATTTAGTAACATTAACAAGtattgtattttgaataaaacaaaatttaaatgattttaatgtaaTGTGGAATTATTTCTCGTTTCGAATTGAAAGTCGGCCAACCATATTGtatcataataacatttaaatacatgGTTATCGATTTGTTGCAAAGTTGTATTAGTTCTAATTAATATTAGccgtatatatttattgattaaaagcTTGAATACGAAAGAGTACCCACAATAAagaaggtaaaaaatataattccatttatatcaattgaaaaagtttaaataaaatatctatccGCAgtgtgaaattttttaatttaatcgatTAATCGTAAAAACCTACTACTAAAATTGTTCAATGGTACAGCCAAGGCAAAGAAAAAATCTCGACATGtgggttttttcttttaataaaatggcGTATAACAGAGTTCATTTAGTATGTTAAAAACTGAGCGAGTATTGAAATCGCGTCTTTTTCTGCATACTCCTTGTTTTTCAGGTTAACAGTAAAAAAAGCAAATAATCACCGAAGAGAAAATAGttgatgttaaataaataatatataatactacaaGTAATACCTATTACTTAGTAATATTAGGTAAGACAGTAATACTAAGTTTTAAAACATGCAAATGTAAAGATTTCACTGACCCTGCTGAGGTAGCCGTCGCCGACCTCACCGGTGGCCCAAAGGACGGGGAGGTCGGAGGCGGCGGCGGCGAGGGCAGGCGTGAGGCCGGGACCGTCGGTAGCGAACACGAGTACCGCGACGACGGACCGGTTAGCCCACGCGGCACTGAGGTCGGCGAGGTAGGGGGCTGAGAAGGTTGTTGGCAGCGGGCTGTAGATGGGGGTGAGGGAGAAGCCCGCGGCGGTTAGGTCGGCGGACAGTGCGGTCAAGGTGCGGTTGACCGCCCGGGTCACTACCACATCGTAGTGGGCCGAGTAGGCGACAGCTAGGCGCAACTGGACCGGGGTCCCCGCcctgaaacataaaatatgttattaatacaacattttaagtgGATGATTTTCGAGAAGAAATATGATCTCTGGAAATGATCGTTTAAGTGCCTTCTGTATAGTCAACGCCTTTTATTTCCAAGGCACGATCTGCCCCCCGATAGCCCGATACAGGAGACCATCAGAGTAGCAAATGCCTACATCAGCGAGCTCTGTGTTCGGAGTGAGGGAGTGGAGATGCTCGACATTAGCCGCATCGGGCGACAGTTATTCACCTCTCACGGCCAGCATCTTTGCGAGAGTGGGAAGCGACTACTGACGTGCCTCATGATTGCGCACCTGGCCACCATGGCACCAGACCTTCGCCGCCACAAACCTCCGCTTGTCGCTTGCATCTAGCCACTCACTGCCCACTGCTATGTCGAGAACCGAAGGAGGACCGGAACCCGATCTTCAGGAGACGCCAAAGCAGCCAAGGGTGTTGCATTTTGAATCATTCGCTGACGCCGTTTAAGAGCACAGGACCACCAGCAGCATGGCaatatattagaaaaacaaaattttttaggggAACCCACTACTAGTCACCAAAACAAATTGA
The Homalodisca vitripennis isolate AUS2020 chromosome 1, UT_GWSS_2.1, whole genome shotgun sequence DNA segment above includes these coding regions:
- the LOC124368545 gene encoding uncharacterized protein LOC124368545; the protein is MAFSHPFSFAIVSCVLPWLLLCAVRTKQPVSVRLPLSPPPTTRNRTPQHAAGTPVQLRLAVAYSAHYDVVVTRAVNRTLTALSADLTAAGFSLTPIYSPLPTTFSAPYLADLSAAWANRSVVAVLVFATDGPGLTPALAAAASDLPVLWATGEVGDGYLSRPSYA